A single Thermosynechococcus vestitus BP-1 DNA region contains:
- a CDS encoding S1 family peptidase — protein sequence MGRWHRWLLVGMAIATFPIAQPFPSQAVSVTEVARIAKEITVLIEGANSHGSGILLQRHGNTYVILTAYHVIEKGGQYTVKTVDGQRYAVRPSSIRRLPSVDLATLEIESNRDYTLATLGNSGEAVEGMPVFVAGFPAQEASVLGGIYQFTEGRLTANASRPIQDGYALVYSNPTLPGMSGGPVLDENGRLIGIHGSADIASTLVQEGSGASTVFVKRGFNLGIPIHTYLGLATPSRQTTVLPALASMKAADYFLAAEVAFRRKNFAAAIENYSQAIARNPNYSEAYLGRAVAQIFALVPNQDFDQLGEELGTKYLSRLTQGNPLLKDAFPPNPPTPLLETFMRTMAERPGTIQPDIAKAIALNPQYTEAYGVSSFLNLLLGNFGNAIAESERALALRPNNSDLQMIHSLALFLSGDFRRSIAVFDRLITANPQNTDYHLLRGVAAFMMGDYALSRPSWTALTQLTPRNPMPFALRGVTYLLEENFKASLPDLRQAAELYRQQGDMQSYNQMMQAIRQIESR from the coding sequence ATGGGGCGCTGGCACAGGTGGTTATTGGTGGGAATGGCGATCGCCACCTTCCCCATTGCTCAGCCTTTTCCAAGTCAAGCAGTCAGCGTTACAGAAGTTGCCCGCATCGCCAAAGAGATCACCGTGCTGATTGAAGGTGCCAACAGCCATGGCTCAGGCATCCTATTGCAGCGTCATGGCAATACCTACGTCATCCTCACCGCTTACCATGTGATTGAAAAGGGCGGCCAGTACACTGTGAAAACGGTTGATGGCCAGCGCTATGCCGTGCGACCCAGCTCAATTCGTCGCTTGCCCAGTGTTGATCTAGCCACGCTAGAAATTGAAAGCAACCGTGATTACACCCTTGCCACACTGGGAAACTCTGGGGAAGCCGTGGAGGGTATGCCTGTTTTTGTCGCTGGTTTTCCTGCGCAGGAGGCCTCGGTTCTGGGTGGCATTTATCAATTTACAGAGGGGCGACTGACGGCCAATGCCTCACGTCCGATTCAAGATGGTTATGCCCTCGTCTACAGTAACCCCACGCTGCCAGGGATGAGTGGGGGGCCTGTCCTCGATGAAAATGGCCGTTTAATTGGGATTCATGGCAGTGCCGATATAGCTTCTACCCTTGTCCAGGAAGGTAGTGGCGCTAGTACCGTCTTTGTTAAACGCGGCTTTAATCTCGGCATTCCCATTCATACCTACCTGGGTTTGGCAACACCGTCGCGGCAAACCACGGTTCTACCGGCTCTGGCCTCCATGAAGGCGGCAGACTATTTCCTTGCCGCTGAGGTGGCTTTCCGGCGCAAAAATTTTGCCGCCGCCATTGAAAACTACAGCCAAGCGATCGCCCGCAATCCCAACTACAGTGAAGCCTATCTGGGACGGGCCGTAGCGCAAATTTTTGCCCTTGTGCCGAACCAAGACTTTGATCAGCTCGGTGAAGAACTGGGTACCAAGTACTTGAGCCGTCTCACCCAGGGCAACCCGCTCCTCAAGGATGCCTTTCCTCCCAACCCACCCACCCCTTTGCTGGAGACATTTATGCGCACTATGGCTGAACGACCGGGCACAATTCAGCCGGACATTGCCAAGGCGATCGCCCTCAATCCTCAGTACACCGAAGCCTATGGCGTGAGTAGCTTTTTGAATTTGCTCCTCGGCAACTTTGGCAATGCAATTGCAGAGAGTGAACGCGCCCTTGCCCTCAGGCCCAACAACAGTGATCTGCAAATGATTCACTCTTTGGCGCTGTTTCTCAGTGGAGATTTTCGCCGTAGTATCGCCGTATTTGACCGCCTCATTACCGCCAATCCCCAGAATACTGACTATCATTTGCTGCGGGGAGTGGCCGCTTTTATGATGGGGGACTATGCCCTCAGTCGCCCCAGTTGGACGGCCTTGACCCAGCTGACCCCGCGAAATCCAATGCCCTTTGCTCTGCGGGGGGTGACATATCTTTTAGAAGAGAATTTCAAGGCCAGCCTACCTGATCTGCGGCAAGCCGCTGAACTCTACCGCCAGCAGGGGGATATGCAATCCTACAACCAAATGATGCAGGCAATTCGCCAAATCGAGAGCCGTTAG
- the gloB gene encoding hydroxyacylglutathione hydrolase, with protein sequence MMIYRLNALTDNYIFLLHDPQTGTAAVVDPAEPEPVLAKLAELGATLRAIFNTHHHWDHVGANCALRSRFPDIAVYGSSEDQGRIPEQTVFLKAGDRVPFGQTYFDVLFVPGHTRGHIAYYAPTTGDLFCGDTLFGGGCGRLFEGSPAQMLDSLNQLRQLPEETRVWCAHEYTQKNLSFALTVEADNPTLQERYAQVCRDRAQGKATIPSTIGLEKATNPFLRCEVRSIQIAVGATTPLQTFTRLRGKRDQY encoded by the coding sequence ATGATGATTTATCGCCTCAATGCCCTTACGGATAACTACATTTTTTTGCTCCATGATCCGCAAACGGGGACAGCGGCAGTAGTAGATCCGGCAGAGCCAGAGCCTGTCCTTGCCAAATTAGCGGAATTAGGAGCCACCCTAAGGGCAATTTTCAATACCCACCACCACTGGGATCATGTGGGTGCCAATTGTGCCCTGCGATCGCGCTTCCCCGATATTGCAGTCTACGGCAGCAGCGAAGATCAAGGCCGCATTCCAGAGCAAACCGTCTTCCTGAAGGCGGGCGATCGCGTTCCCTTTGGCCAAACTTATTTTGATGTCCTCTTTGTTCCCGGCCATACCCGCGGTCACATTGCCTACTATGCGCCGACAACGGGCGATCTATTTTGCGGTGATACCCTCTTTGGCGGCGGCTGTGGGCGTCTTTTTGAGGGAAGCCCGGCCCAAATGTTAGACTCATTGAATCAACTGCGGCAGCTACCGGAGGAGACGCGGGTCTGGTGTGCCCACGAATATACCCAAAAGAACCTTAGCTTTGCCCTCACCGTCGAAGCGGATAACCCTACCCTGCAAGAGCGCTACGCCCAAGTTTGTCGCGATCGCGCCCAAGGGAAAGCCACGATTCCCAGTACGATTGGCCTTGAAAAGGCAACAAATCCCTTTTTGCGCTGCGAAGTCAGGAGCATTCAGATAGCGGTGGGGGCAACCACACCTCTACAGACTTTTACACGGTTGCGGGGTAAACGGGATCAGTATTGA
- the rseP gene encoding RIP metalloprotease RseP, whose amino-acid sequence MSMVAVVVAIAILGILIFVHEWGHFIAARSQGIHVNRFSIGFGPILWKFQGKETEYALRLIPLGGYVGFPDDDPNSGVPANDPNLLSNRPILDRAIVISAGVIANLVFAYLLLLVQVGVMGISQPTYHEGVLIPALVPESSLVATQAGIQPGDLVLAVDGQPLGADANSLPNLMRAIQQHPQQPLTLTIQRQGHIQEITVTPEVSEEGQARIGVQLAPHADIHREHTFNPIKLVTAAAAEFQRVIVLTLDGFRELFQHFDQAAQQVSGPVAIVAMGADIARSNAEQLFTFTALISVNLAIINILPFPALDGGQLLFLVVEALQGRPLPNRIQEGVMQTGLVLLLGLGMFLIVRDTVNLTGLGWVQQLF is encoded by the coding sequence ATGTCCATGGTTGCAGTCGTGGTGGCGATCGCCATCTTGGGAATCTTGATTTTTGTCCATGAGTGGGGGCACTTCATCGCTGCCCGCAGCCAAGGCATTCATGTCAACCGCTTTTCCATTGGTTTTGGCCCTATCCTCTGGAAATTTCAGGGCAAAGAGACTGAGTACGCCCTGCGCCTGATTCCTTTGGGGGGCTATGTGGGTTTTCCAGACGATGACCCCAATAGCGGCGTTCCCGCCAACGATCCCAATCTCCTAAGCAACCGTCCAATTTTGGATCGCGCCATTGTCATTAGCGCTGGGGTGATTGCCAATTTGGTCTTTGCCTATTTGCTACTGCTGGTGCAGGTGGGGGTCATGGGCATTAGTCAACCCACGTACCACGAGGGGGTGCTCATTCCTGCCCTTGTTCCTGAAAGTAGCCTTGTGGCCACCCAAGCGGGCATTCAGCCGGGGGACTTGGTTTTAGCGGTGGATGGCCAACCCTTGGGTGCCGATGCCAATAGCTTGCCAAACCTAATGCGAGCTATTCAGCAACATCCGCAGCAACCTCTGACACTGACGATTCAACGTCAAGGGCACATCCAAGAGATTACCGTCACCCCAGAGGTCAGTGAGGAGGGTCAAGCGCGGATTGGCGTTCAACTGGCGCCCCATGCGGACATTCACCGTGAACACACCTTCAACCCAATTAAATTAGTCACGGCAGCAGCGGCGGAGTTTCAGCGGGTGATTGTCCTAACCCTAGATGGCTTTCGGGAACTTTTCCAGCATTTTGATCAAGCGGCTCAACAAGTCTCTGGGCCAGTGGCGATCGTTGCAATGGGCGCAGATATTGCCCGTTCAAATGCTGAACAGCTCTTTACCTTTACCGCTTTGATCAGTGTTAACCTTGCGATTATCAACATTCTGCCCTTTCCAGCCCTTGATGGTGGTCAACTGCTGTTCTTGGTGGTAGAAGCGCTGCAGGGTCGTCCCTTACCTAATCGCATCCAAGAGGGCGTGATGCAAACAGGGCTGGTTCTCCTCCTCGGATTGGGAATGTTCCTGATTGTTCGCGACACCGTGAACCTCACGGGCTTGGGTTGGGTGCAGCAACTCTTTTAA
- a CDS encoding 3'(2'),5'-bisphosphate nucleotidase CysQ family protein produces MMRDLTISEENADSPAVFQEPKNRYWLIDPLDGTDDLIHHRQGYALMVGLLEHYSPVAGWIYAPNLDHLYYGGKDWGLFQMSSGGPPVPLLPVCPPSPSADHCPMMIGYRDYRTYGDAIHRVLPQVEFRFLGSFGLKVIEVILGRAGLYLYLNQRVKLWDTTGPLALATAAGLVCTDLQGNPLRFDATGLQEHTLAHQQPILIGWPEYIAALRSPLVEAITAVQLSFGSA; encoded by the coding sequence ATGATGCGGGACCTGACAATTAGCGAAGAAAATGCCGACTCCCCAGCAGTTTTTCAGGAACCGAAAAATCGCTACTGGCTGATTGATCCCCTTGATGGTACCGATGATCTGATTCACCATCGCCAAGGCTATGCCCTAATGGTGGGTTTACTGGAGCACTACAGTCCAGTGGCGGGCTGGATCTATGCCCCCAATCTGGACCATCTTTACTACGGCGGTAAAGACTGGGGACTCTTTCAAATGAGCAGCGGTGGTCCACCTGTTCCCCTATTACCCGTTTGTCCACCTTCCCCTAGTGCAGACCATTGCCCGATGATGATTGGCTATCGCGACTACCGTACCTACGGCGATGCAATTCATCGGGTGTTGCCCCAAGTGGAATTTCGCTTTCTGGGCAGTTTTGGCCTCAAGGTGATCGAAGTCATTTTAGGACGGGCAGGACTCTACCTCTACTTAAATCAACGGGTTAAGCTCTGGGATACCACAGGCCCCTTGGCTTTGGCAACAGCGGCAGGCTTGGTGTGCACTGACTTGCAGGGAAATCCCTTGCGTTTTGATGCCACCGGTTTACAGGAACACACCCTGGCCCATCAGCAACCCATTCTCATTGGCTGGCCAGAGTATATCGCTGCGTTGCGATCGCCCTTGGTGGAGGCAATCACGGCGGTTCAACTGTCCTTTGGCTCTGCCTAG
- a CDS encoding DNA adenine methylase: MGDLSVPRPFLKWAGGKTQLADALLEHKPVYFNTYHEPFVGSGAIFFRLYRENQVRRAILSDINAELIDTYLAIRDRVAEVIVLLSEFPHSEDFYYEIRAKDPWKLSLSERAARMIYLNKTGYNGLYRVNRQGKFNVPFGRYKAPKYLDKDNLLAVSHALRNVEILCAPFDTVTERAKPGDWVYFDPPYVPISQTSNFTSYYADGFGLQDQERLRDICITLSQNNVYITVSNSDTAIVRSLYKFPHFAIDEVLANRTINCNGARRGKITELVITNYPVNQAVQLHLTQSRLLSGAVKEILKNGG; encoded by the coding sequence ATGGGCGACTTATCTGTTCCACGACCTTTTTTGAAATGGGCTGGCGGTAAGACTCAACTGGCAGATGCACTGTTAGAACACAAGCCGGTTTACTTCAATACGTATCACGAGCCATTCGTAGGAAGTGGAGCAATCTTCTTTCGTCTCTATAGGGAAAATCAGGTTCGGCGCGCAATACTATCAGACATCAATGCTGAACTCATAGACACTTATCTGGCGATTCGTGATCGTGTTGCAGAAGTGATCGTTCTTTTATCAGAATTTCCACACAGCGAAGATTTCTACTACGAAATTCGCGCAAAAGATCCCTGGAAATTGAGCCTGTCTGAACGAGCAGCAAGGATGATTTATCTGAATAAAACAGGCTACAATGGTTTATATCGAGTCAATCGGCAGGGAAAGTTTAATGTGCCGTTTGGACGGTATAAAGCACCGAAATATCTAGACAAAGACAATCTTCTAGCAGTGTCACACGCCTTGCGAAACGTTGAAATCCTCTGCGCGCCATTTGATACCGTGACAGAGAGAGCCAAACCAGGCGATTGGGTGTATTTTGATCCACCTTATGTTCCAATTTCGCAAACCTCGAACTTTACATCCTATTATGCCGATGGCTTTGGGTTACAAGACCAGGAACGCTTGCGGGATATTTGTATTACATTAAGCCAAAATAATGTTTACATCACGGTTTCCAATTCCGATACTGCTATTGTGCGCTCTCTGTATAAGTTTCCCCATTTCGCTATTGATGAAGTTCTAGCTAATCGTACCATTAATTGCAATGGGGCAAGGCGTGGCAAGATTACAGAATTGGTGATCACAAATTATCCTGTCAATCAAGCAGTCCAATTGCATTTAACGCAATCACGGCTACTTTCTGGAGCAGTCAAGGAGATACTCAAGAACGGAGGTTAA
- a CDS encoding IS481-like element ISTel1 family transposase, with the protein MPRIHANARTTPRIRREIQQAPASISHRELARRYGIHRHTVAKWRKRATVEDKSTRPHRLQTTLTEAQELVIVEVRKLLLLPLDDLLVLARTFLNPNLSRSALDRCLRRHGVSNLRILQKERESLEGSPKSTTRQFKAYAPGFIHIDVKYLPQMPDEEQRRYLFVAIDRATRWVYLAIHEEKSAESATRFLANVLANAPFVVRTVLTDNGKEFTDRFSSAGERQPTGHHPFDQLCREKRITHRLIQPRHPQTNGMVERFNGRIAEILRAERFVSAADLQETLTRYLWAYNHRIPQRVLGHMTPIEKLRWWQTERPDLFVSRVDNVTGLDN; encoded by the coding sequence ATGCCACGTATTCATGCCAACGCCCGAACGACACCCCGAATTCGCCGTGAAATCCAACAAGCACCGGCTTCGATCAGTCATCGCGAGCTTGCCAGACGTTACGGGATCCACCGGCACACGGTAGCGAAATGGCGTAAGCGCGCAACCGTTGAAGACAAAAGCACCCGCCCGCACCGCCTGCAAACGACGCTTACGGAAGCGCAAGAGCTTGTGATCGTTGAGGTGCGTAAGCTCCTTTTGCTGCCTCTTGATGACCTTCTCGTTCTTGCCCGGACGTTCCTCAACCCCAATCTGAGCCGCTCAGCGCTGGATCGCTGCCTGCGTCGCCACGGAGTCTCGAACCTCAGGATACTGCAAAAGGAACGCGAAAGCCTCGAAGGCAGTCCCAAAAGCACCACGCGGCAGTTCAAAGCGTACGCACCTGGGTTCATCCACATCGACGTCAAATACCTGCCACAAATGCCGGATGAGGAGCAGCGCCGCTACCTCTTTGTCGCGATTGATCGGGCAACGCGCTGGGTCTATTTGGCAATCCACGAGGAGAAGAGCGCAGAATCGGCAACGCGCTTTCTTGCAAATGTCCTTGCCAACGCTCCTTTCGTGGTGCGTACGGTGCTGACTGATAACGGCAAGGAGTTTACCGACCGTTTCTCCTCCGCAGGCGAACGCCAACCCACGGGACACCATCCGTTTGATCAGCTCTGTCGTGAAAAGCGCATCACCCATCGGCTCATCCAACCCCGCCATCCGCAAACCAACGGGATGGTGGAACGCTTCAACGGCCGCATTGCGGAGATTCTGCGCGCTGAACGCTTTGTCTCGGCAGCCGACTTGCAAGAGACGCTCACGCGATACCTTTGGGCGTACAATCACCGCATTCCCCAACGCGTTTTGGGCCACATGACTCCCATTGAGAAACTGCGATGGTGGCAAACTGAGCGACCAGACCTCTTCGTTTCAAGGGTAGATAATGTCACGGGTCTTGACAATTAA
- a CDS encoding PD-(D/E)XK nuclease superfamily protein — protein MPGKGTAPKSGDELKQRVVALAQRLGLRVQTEVRAARRLWGQQRYIDVVITDDKSGKRLGVECKFQATPGTAEEKVPATIQDIAHWPIPGIVVIDGEGFSTNMRGYLMSTGKVVWFDELEDWLRLYFGL, from the coding sequence ATGCCAGGAAAAGGAACCGCTCCGAAAAGCGGCGATGAATTGAAACAACGAGTTGTTGCTCTTGCTCAACGTCTTGGATTACGAGTACAAACTGAGGTGAGAGCAGCGAGAAGGTTGTGGGGACAACAACGATACATTGATGTAGTCATCACCGATGACAAGAGTGGCAAACGGTTGGGTGTTGAGTGCAAATTCCAAGCTACGCCTGGTACGGCGGAAGAAAAAGTTCCCGCTACCATTCAAGACATAGCCCATTGGCCTATCCCAGGCATAGTAGTTATTGATGGCGAAGGTTTTTCTACTAATATGCGGGGTTATTTGATGTCCACTGGCAAAGTGGTCTGGTTTGACGAACTGGAAGACTGGTTGCGCCTCTATTTTGGACTGTAA
- a CDS encoding M48 family metalloprotease — translation MVKDGLRYWPLGMAFLLGVGLQPVRAAEMFLPPTGLAQEELIALTEVDSLAQARLPQSEGSAIDLLPLPPQPTAAVDPPREAPASLPTTIEVKGDSPAPPVEPSPPTTDNSPGVPTTPQLAAEQAVQEARLALLREGDRYWQLGDLTTARTYYQKAKADLNVPPPHVIPPAVLEISQLPPAAQVYWREVQSGSQLYTAQAVPLQLLVEQFPEFIPAQVRFGEFLAQQGSLKEACAHLEKAASLYPDQPDIQRGLITLYDRQQQWLEAALAAQRFALLNPDHPATPEFEQLAAERMQRFRRRLQGQLREGMVVGALTGLVGVALTGNPLLSLDSIQMMTLMMQGESALGRSAARNISRQVKLLEDAAVQTYVNEVGQRLAKVAGRNEFAYEFFVIKDNDLNAFALPGGKIFVNSGAILKASTEAELAGLLAHEIAHTVLSHGFRLMTQGTATANLTRLLPAGGYVTGIVVTSYSREMEREADILGTQILARAGYAADGLLNLMHTLKKEYRNQEPPLPWFSTHPPTNERIRYIRGLMRDRGYTPFAFEGLERHQRIQAHLRTLVDPPNAPKSKRETAKTPQ, via the coding sequence ATGGTGAAAGACGGGTTACGCTACTGGCCGCTGGGTATGGCTTTTCTTTTAGGGGTGGGTCTTCAACCCGTCAGAGCAGCGGAGATGTTCCTACCTCCAACTGGTCTAGCACAAGAGGAGTTAATTGCCCTCACTGAAGTAGACTCCCTTGCCCAAGCTCGCCTGCCACAATCTGAAGGCTCTGCTATTGATCTATTGCCGCTGCCACCCCAGCCCACCGCAGCAGTTGATCCCCCTAGAGAAGCTCCCGCTTCCCTACCGACCACCATTGAGGTCAAGGGTGATTCGCCAGCTCCTCCTGTGGAACCTTCACCGCCAACGACTGACAATTCTCCAGGGGTCCCAACAACACCGCAATTAGCAGCAGAGCAAGCAGTACAGGAGGCGCGTTTAGCACTTCTACGGGAGGGCGATCGCTACTGGCAATTAGGCGACCTGACCACCGCCCGAACCTACTATCAGAAGGCCAAAGCTGACCTGAATGTCCCACCACCCCATGTCATACCTCCCGCTGTACTGGAAATTAGTCAGCTGCCCCCGGCGGCCCAAGTCTATTGGCGAGAAGTTCAGTCTGGCTCCCAACTTTACACTGCCCAAGCGGTGCCGCTCCAGCTCTTGGTGGAGCAATTTCCAGAGTTTATTCCCGCTCAAGTGCGGTTTGGCGAGTTTCTAGCTCAGCAGGGTTCCCTCAAAGAGGCCTGTGCCCATCTAGAGAAGGCCGCCAGTCTCTACCCAGATCAGCCGGACATTCAACGTGGTTTGATCACACTCTACGATCGCCAGCAGCAGTGGCTGGAAGCGGCCCTTGCCGCCCAGCGGTTTGCCCTCCTCAATCCTGATCATCCTGCCACACCGGAATTTGAGCAACTGGCCGCAGAGCGCATGCAACGGTTCCGGCGCCGTCTTCAAGGACAATTGCGCGAAGGCATGGTTGTGGGTGCCCTCACCGGCCTAGTCGGTGTCGCCCTCACGGGCAATCCCCTGCTGTCTTTGGACTCGATTCAAATGATGACCTTAATGATGCAAGGGGAGTCTGCCCTAGGCCGCTCAGCAGCGCGGAACATTAGCCGCCAAGTCAAGCTCCTTGAGGATGCGGCAGTCCAGACCTATGTCAATGAAGTCGGGCAGCGCCTCGCCAAAGTGGCCGGTCGCAATGAATTTGCGTATGAATTTTTTGTGATAAAAGATAATGATCTCAACGCCTTTGCCCTTCCCGGCGGCAAGATCTTTGTCAACTCTGGTGCAATTCTCAAAGCTAGTACCGAAGCGGAACTTGCAGGATTACTGGCCCACGAAATTGCCCACACAGTCCTCTCCCACGGTTTTCGCTTGATGACCCAAGGCACGGCCACTGCCAACTTGACGCGGTTATTACCCGCTGGTGGCTATGTGACAGGGATTGTCGTGACTAGTTATAGTCGAGAAATGGAGCGAGAGGCGGATATTTTGGGCACGCAGATTCTCGCAAGGGCAGGCTATGCGGCAGATGGCCTACTTAACCTAATGCACACCCTCAAAAAGGAATACCGCAATCAGGAGCCACCGCTACCGTGGTTTTCCACGCACCCGCCGACTAATGAACGCATTCGCTATATCCGTGGCTTGATGCGCGATCGCGGGTACACCCCCTTTGCCTTTGAGGGGCTCGAACGGCATCAACGCATTCAAGCACACTTGCGTACCCTTGTGGATCCCCCCAATGCCCCAAAATCCAAACGGGAAACTGCCAAGACACCCCAATAG
- the accD gene encoding acetyl-CoA carboxylase, carboxyltransferase subunit beta, whose translation MSLFDWFANRRKETALTPMQPEREIADGLWTKCEACGVMIYSKDLHSHQLVCPECGHHHRVSSSERIQQLIDPHTWRPLDENLVSCDPLQFKDRKPYSDRLREYQEKTGLKDAVQTGLGQLEGLPVALGVMDFAFMGGSMGSVVGEKITRLIERATWEHIPLVIVCASGGARMQEGMLSLMQMAKTAAALERHRSAGLLYIPILTHPTAGGVTASFAMLGDIIIAEPKATIAFAGRRVIEQTLREKLPDDFQTAEFVQKCGFVDVIVPRTQLKSTLARLIRLHQPVPSRMSSALLPKSFPLMAMAEESS comes from the coding sequence ATGTCTTTATTTGATTGGTTTGCAAATCGCCGTAAAGAAACCGCCTTGACACCCATGCAGCCAGAGCGGGAGATCGCCGATGGCCTCTGGACAAAGTGCGAAGCCTGTGGCGTCATGATCTACAGCAAGGATCTACATAGCCATCAACTGGTATGTCCAGAGTGTGGCCATCACCATCGCGTCAGCAGCAGTGAGCGGATCCAACAGCTGATTGATCCCCACACATGGCGACCCCTAGATGAAAATTTGGTCAGTTGTGACCCCCTGCAATTTAAGGATCGCAAGCCCTATAGCGATCGCCTGCGGGAATATCAAGAGAAAACAGGACTTAAGGATGCCGTACAAACTGGGCTGGGCCAACTCGAAGGTCTGCCGGTTGCCTTGGGGGTGATGGACTTTGCCTTCATGGGCGGTAGTATGGGCAGCGTCGTTGGTGAAAAAATCACCCGCCTAATTGAGCGAGCTACTTGGGAGCATATTCCCTTAGTGATTGTCTGTGCTTCTGGCGGTGCTCGCATGCAGGAAGGGATGCTCAGCTTGATGCAAATGGCCAAAACTGCTGCTGCCCTTGAGCGTCATCGCAGTGCTGGTCTGCTCTATATTCCCATCTTGACCCATCCCACTGCTGGGGGCGTGACCGCTAGCTTTGCTATGTTGGGGGATATTATTATTGCCGAGCCAAAAGCAACGATCGCCTTTGCCGGGCGGCGGGTCATTGAGCAAACGCTGCGGGAAAAACTCCCCGATGACTTCCAAACTGCCGAATTTGTCCAAAAGTGTGGCTTTGTTGATGTGATTGTGCCGCGCACTCAACTGAAGTCAACCTTGGCCCGATTAATCCGTTTGCATCAACCCGTGCCAAGTCGGATGTCCTCAGCCTTGTTGCCAAAATCATTCCCTTTGATGGCAATGGCTGAAGAATCCTCATAA
- the nth gene encoding endonuclease III, protein MAITRRLCAKQQRALEILTRLKRLYPHATCSLNFENPLQLLVATILSAQCTDERVNQVTPALFARYRDAEDFAAADLAELEQYIKSTGFYRNKARHIQGACRRIVEVYGGQVPKVMEDLLSLPGVARKTANVVLAHGYGILGGVTVDTHVKRLSRRLGLTQETDPVKIERDLMRLIPQPDWENWSIRLIYHGRAVCQARQPQCESCELIDLCATGRKLIPKP, encoded by the coding sequence ATGGCTATTACCCGTCGCCTCTGCGCCAAGCAACAACGGGCATTGGAAATTCTCACCCGCCTCAAGCGCCTCTATCCCCATGCTACCTGTAGCCTTAACTTTGAAAATCCGCTGCAATTGCTGGTGGCCACCATTCTCTCTGCCCAGTGCACCGATGAGCGGGTAAATCAAGTTACGCCGGCGCTGTTTGCCCGCTATCGCGATGCCGAAGACTTTGCGGCAGCCGACCTGGCAGAGTTGGAACAATACATCAAGTCCACTGGTTTCTATCGCAACAAAGCTCGCCATATTCAAGGCGCCTGTCGCCGCATTGTCGAGGTCTATGGGGGTCAAGTGCCCAAGGTAATGGAAGATTTGCTTTCCCTACCGGGAGTCGCTCGCAAAACGGCCAATGTGGTTCTTGCCCACGGTTATGGCATTTTAGGCGGCGTCACTGTGGATACCCATGTCAAGCGCTTGAGTCGGCGGCTGGGGCTTACCCAAGAAACCGATCCCGTAAAAATTGAGCGGGACTTAATGCGCCTGATCCCCCAGCCCGATTGGGAAAACTGGTCAATTCGCTTGATTTACCATGGCCGTGCAGTGTGCCAAGCCCGTCAACCCCAGTGCGAAAGCTGTGAGCTGATTGATTTGTGTGCTACGGGCAGGAAGCTAATACCAAAGCCATAG